CAAGAAGATCCTGGGCGACCGCGGCATCAGCACGGCGGTCGGCGACGAAGGCGGCTTCGCCCCCAGCGTCGAGAGCCACGAAGCGGCGATCCAGCTGATCCTCGAAGCGATCGACAAGGCCGGCTACGTGGCCGGTGAGCAGATCGCCCTGGGCCTGGATTGCGCGGCCAGCGAGTTCTACAAGGACGGCAAGTACGTGCTGGCCGGCGAGAACCTCTCGCTGTCGGCCGAGAGCTGGACCGACATGCTGGCCACCTGGGTCGACAAGTACCCGATCATCAGCATCGAAGACGGCATGCACGAAGGCGACTGGGACGGCTGGAAGCACCTGACCGAGCGCCTCGGCAAGCGCGTGCAATTGGTGGGCGACGACCTGTTCGTCACCAACACCAAGATCCTGCAGGAAGGCATCGACAAGGGCATCGCCAATTCGATCCTGATCAAGATCAACCAGATCGGCACGCTGACCGAAACCTTCGCCGCCATCGAGATGGCCAAGCGCGCCGGCTACACGGCCGTCATCTCGCACCGCTCGGGCGAGACCGAGGACTCGACCATCGCCGACATCGCCGTGGGCACCAACGCCGGCCAGATCAAGACCGGCTCGCTGTCGCGTTCGGACCGCATCGCCAAGTACAACCAGCTGCTGCGCATCGAGGAAGACCTCGGCGACATCGCCAGCTACCCTGGCCGCGGCGCGTTCTACAACCTGCGCTGATCCTCGGCCTCTGAGGCATGCGCTCGCGCGTCGTTCCCATCGTCCTGGCCCTGCTGCTGCTGATCCTTCAGTGGCAGCTGTGGACGGGGCGCGGGAGCGTGCCCGAGGTGTCCAAGCTGGAAGACAAGCTGAGCGCGCAGAAGGAATCGAACGCGCGCGCCGCCGTAGCCAACGACCGGCTGGCCTCCGAGGTCAACGACCTCAAGGAAGGTCTGGAGATGGTCGAGGAACGTGCCCGGCAGGAACTGGGCATGGTCAAGCCGGACGAGGTCTTCGTCCAGATCACGCACTGACCGGGCCAGGATGCCCGAGCTCCTTTCGGCGCCGGCCTTCGTGCTGTGGGGCGCCCCGACCAGCTGGCTCGAAGTGATCGCCGCGTCGCTGGCCCTGGCCATGGTCGGCTGCAACATGCGCGAGATCCACTGGGGATGGCCGCTGGCCATCGTCAGCTCGCTGCTCTACGGCTTCGTGTTCTTCGAGGCACGCATCTACGGCGACGCCTCGCTGCAGATCTTCTTCGCCGTCGTCGCCTTCTGGGGCTGGTTCCAGTG
The sequence above is drawn from the Variovorax sp. J2L1-78 genome and encodes:
- the eno gene encoding phosphopyruvate hydratase, coding for MSAIVDIVGREILDSRGNPTVECDVLLESGTMGRAAVPSGASTGSREAIELRDGDKGRYLGKGVLKAVENINTEISESVLGLDASEQAFLDRTLNDLDGTDNKGRLGANATLAVSMAVARAAAEESGLPLYRYFGGMGGMQLPVPMMNVINGGAHANNSLDLQEFMIIPVGAKSFRESVRYGAEVFHALKKILGDRGISTAVGDEGGFAPSVESHEAAIQLILEAIDKAGYVAGEQIALGLDCAASEFYKDGKYVLAGENLSLSAESWTDMLATWVDKYPIISIEDGMHEGDWDGWKHLTERLGKRVQLVGDDLFVTNTKILQEGIDKGIANSILIKINQIGTLTETFAAIEMAKRAGYTAVISHRSGETEDSTIADIAVGTNAGQIKTGSLSRSDRIAKYNQLLRIEEDLGDIASYPGRGAFYNLR
- the ftsB gene encoding cell division protein FtsB, whose product is MRSRVVPIVLALLLLILQWQLWTGRGSVPEVSKLEDKLSAQKESNARAAVANDRLASEVNDLKEGLEMVEERARQELGMVKPDEVFVQITH